One window of the Calorimonas adulescens genome contains the following:
- a CDS encoding acyltransferase has protein sequence MRRVEIYRIEGDKNSLQHLYETVGFWKVIRNYIVISLGRRTPWFNLKSAMYRSIGMKIGKFASIAVLVMPDFLFPELIEIGENTIIGYNTTILCHEYLTNEYRLGKVKIGRNVMIGANCTIMPGVEIGDGAVVSACSLVNKDIPPGAFAGGVPVKILKNGDNHEGISQ, from the coding sequence TTGAGACGGGTAGAGATATACAGGATAGAGGGCGATAAAAACTCTCTTCAGCATCTTTATGAGACGGTGGGTTTCTGGAAGGTTATCCGCAATTATATAGTCATATCTTTGGGCAGGCGTACCCCATGGTTTAACCTTAAAAGTGCAATGTACCGCTCCATAGGCATGAAGATAGGTAAATTTGCTTCCATAGCTGTGCTGGTGATGCCGGATTTTCTCTTTCCTGAGCTTATAGAGATTGGTGAAAATACGATAATAGGGTATAACACCACCATACTGTGCCATGAGTACCTCACAAACGAATACAGGCTGGGTAAGGTAAAGATAGGCAGGAATGTGATGATTGGGGCAAACTGCACCATTATGCCCGGCGTTGAGATAGGTGACGGCGCTGTAGTATCCGCATGTTCTCTGGTCAATAAGGATATACCTCCGGGTGCTTTTGCAGGTGGAGTACCTGTGAAAATTTTAAAGAATGGGGATAATCATGAAGGAATTTCTCAGTAG